In Zea mays cultivar B73 chromosome 7, Zm-B73-REFERENCE-NAM-5.0, whole genome shotgun sequence, the following proteins share a genomic window:
- the LOC100286077 gene encoding Probable inactive purple acid phosphatase 2 precursor, producing the protein MYPENPHLRFLLFLAVAAVAAGGAAANTTLTASLSGNQIKIIWSGLPAPDGLDYVAIYSPPSSRDRDFLGYLFLNGSASWRGGSGELSLPLLPTLRAPYQFRLFRWPAKEYSYHHVDHDQNPLPHGKHRVAVSADVSVGDPARPEQLHLAFADEVDEMRVLFVCGDRGERVVRYGLQKEDDKEWKEVGTDVSTYEQRHMCDWPANSSVAWRDPGFVFDGLMKGLEPGRRYFYKVGSDTGGWSEIYSFISRDSEASETNAFLFGDMGTYVPYNTYIRTQSESLSTVKWILRDIEALGDKPAFISHIGDISYARGYSWVWDHFFSQIEPIAANTPYHVCIGNHEYDWPSQPWKPWWATYGTDGGGECGIPYSVKFRMPGNSILPTGNGGPDTRNLYYSFDSGVVHFVYMSTETNFVQGSDQHNFLKTDLEKVNRSRTPFVVFQGHRPMYTSSDETRDAALKQQMLQNLEPLLVTYNVTLALWGHVHRYERFCPMKNSQCVNTSSSFQYSGAPVHLVIGMGGQDWQPVWQPRPDHPDVPIFPQPERSMYRGGEFGYARLVATREKLTLTYVGNHDGQVHDMVEIFSGLVSPSNSSVAEAVDGTKLGTGVSTVRKISPLYLEIGGSVMFALLLGFSFGILVRRKKEAAQWTQVKNEES; encoded by the exons ATGTACCCCGAAAACCCCCACCTCCGCTTCCTCCTCTTCCTCGCCGTCGCGGCAGTTGCCGCCGGCGGGGCTGCGGCGAACACCACCCTCACCGCGTCCCTCTCCGGCAACCAGATCAAGATCATCTGGTCCGGACTCCCGGCCCCGGACGGCCTCGACTACGTTGCCATCTACTCGCCGCCGTCCTCCCGCGACCGCGACTTCCTCGGCTATCTCTTCCTCAACGGCTCCGCCTCCTGGCGCGGCGGCTCCGGGGAGCTCTCCCTCCCGCTCCTCCCGACGCTCCGCGCGCCCTACCAGTTCCGTCTCTTTCGCTGGCCCGCCAAGGAGTACTCCTACCACCACGTCGACCACGACCAGAACCCGCTCCCCCACGGCAAGCACCGCGTCGCCGTCTCCGCCGACGTCTCCGTCGGCGACCCCGCCCGCCCCGAGCAGCTGCACCTCGCGTTTGCGGATGAGGTCGACGAGATGCGGGTCCTGTTCGTGTGCGGCGACCGCGGGGAGAGGGTCGTCAGGTACGGGCTGCAGAAGGAGGACGACAAGGAGTGGAAGGAGGTGGGCACGGATGTGAGCACGTACGAGCAGAGGCACATGTGCGATTGGCCGGCCAACAGCAGCGTCGCCTGGAGGGATCCGGGATTCGTCTTCGACGGCCTCATGAAGGGATTGGAGCCCGGAAGGAGGTACTTTTACAAG GTTGGTAGTGACACAGGAGGATGGAGTGAGATATACAGCTTCATTTCACGTGACAGTGAAGCCAGTGAGACCAATGCTTTTCTATTTGGTGACATGGGAACTTATGTGCCTTATAACACCTACATTCGCACACAATCTGAGAGCTTGTCCACTGTAAAGTGGATCCTTCGTGATATTGAAGCCCTTGGAGATAAACCCGCCTTTATTTCACACATTGGGGACATCAGCTATGCTAGAGGTTATTCTTGGGTCTGGGATCATTTCTTCAGCCAGATCGAGCCTATTGCTGCCAATACTCCATACCATGTCTGTATAGGAAATCATGAGTATGATTGGCCATCACAACCCTGGAAACCATGGTGGGCTACATATGGAACGGACGGTGGAGGCGAATGTGGAATACCTTATAGTGTCAAGTTCAGAATGCCGGGCAATTCTATTCTACCTACAGGTAATGGTGGCCCAGACACCAGGAATCTTTATTACTCCTTCGACTCAGGCGTGGTGCATTTCGTCTACATGTCGACCGAAACAAATTTTGTTCAGGGAAGTGACCAGCACAACTTCTTGAAAACGGACCTTGAGAAGGTGAACCGAAGTAGAACACCGTTTGTTGTTTTTCAGGGCCACCGCCCCATGTACACCTCGAGCGATGAAACCAGGGACGCGGCTTTGAAACAGCAGATGCTCCAGAATCTGGAACCGCTGCTGGTGACATACAATGTGACCCTCGCGCTATGGGGACATGTCCACAGGTACGAGAGGTTCTGCCCGATGAAGAATTCCCAATGTGTCAACACTTCATCAAGCTTCCAGTACTCTGGCGCTCCTGTGCATCTTGTGATCGGGATGGGCGGCCAAGACTGGCAACCTGTATGGCAACCGAGGCCTGATCACCCAGACGTCCCTATCTTTCCTCAGCCTGAGCGTTCCATGTACCGCGGTGGCGAGTTTGGATACGCCAGACTTGTGGCAACAAGGGAGAAGCTAACACTGACTTATGTGGGGAACCATGATGGGCAGGTCCATGATATGGTGGAGATATTTTCTGGCCTGGTATCCCCCAGTAACAGTAGTGTTGCTGAGGCGGTGGATGGAACCAAACTTGGCACAGGAGTCAGCACCGTGCGGAAAATTTCTCCGCTGTACTTGGAAATCGGAGGCAGTGTGATGTTTGCGCTGCTCCTGGGATTTTCCTTTGGGATACTTGTCAGGAGAAAGAAAGAAGCTGCACAGTGGACTCAAGTAAAGAATGAGGAATCGTAG